From the Anopheles merus strain MAF chromosome 2L, AmerM5.1, whole genome shotgun sequence genome, the window ATCAGACCCGTTAAATAAACGGCTACCTGTTACTGTTGAGCCattattgattgtttttagGGGGGAGATGTGGCACAGTAACATGACTAAGTAACAATTACAATTTAACAAAACCATCGAGCCCATTAAAAACTACCTATTTGCGCGCACAACTTACCTCTTTTTAGTGCCTTTTTGTTCGTTCCATCCGGGTAGCAGCCCATTGATGGACCAATTGCCGTTTCACAGAATTACAACAACACACTGGTTGGAACGTATCGTTTACATTTTAATGTCGCGGATCACTAATTGCAATGCAAGTTGAATGGTTGGGTAACTGGCtcaaacatgattttttacaTCACTTTCATTCTTCCTACACactgcacgcacacaccaaaaGCATTGTACAAATCATTCCCTTTTCGATCCTTTGGCTTCTGACACTCAATCAAAGCAAACAGAAGAACTGGACTTGCGAAAACCACGGATAATCGGATAATCAAATATCAAACGCATCATCCACACCGCAGCCAACCCGGCTCAATCATCAATCATCACTTTCGACTGCACATTCGGGAAATTGATTTCTAACCGTACCGGTTCAAAACATACCATTCCGGTGACAGAGCAATCAGCAGAAAGAAAACAGCGCTtgaaaattaacacaaaaccGGAACAAAACGAGCGACAGTAAAGTTAAAACCCAAACCGACTTCACATTCTATCGCGCATTGTTTACCTTGATGAAGCAGCTTTGCACAGTGTTGCCAACCTGACAGATGCGTGTAGGATCAATGACGTGAATTTATCCACTACTGTCATCCAAACGACGCTTCTAGAAAGAGCATTTGGCACATTATCCTCATCCACGCCGGTTCTGTTTTCTGCGCTAGTGCTACCAAATTACCATCGCACCTGTTTGCGGCTCTGCTatcatttttaacattttcaggCCGTCATAATTTGTGAGAGAAatggaagaagagaaaaatttGTACGTCGTATTGGGAGTGGCACGTGAGGCTTCCCTGGAGGAAATCCTCGCtgcgtaagtgtgtgtgtgtgtgtgtgtggtggttttGGTTCGGAGATAGGTGTCTTCTATGGGGAATTTTAGTGAATTATTCTACGTTAATTAATTCACTAATTAATGACGTTAATTCTTTCTTCGCAGCTATCAACGGCTAGCACCAATGTGTCGGGAAGATTCGGAAAACTATGATCCGACGGATTTCCCGATCCAGGGTCTGGAGCAGCAAGAGTATTGGGAGCTGCTGAACCACGCATACCGCACGCTGAGTGAGTCAAGCGCGACAGGATTGGCAACCAGTCTCTATAGACAGTTTGAATCCTTGTATCTTTCCCCCACCTCGCTGCCTCTAATtctcttctttcctttcttcgCGAGCAGTCATTCCGGAGATGCGTGCCCGGTACGATGCTGGCTACCCTAGCGAGGAACTGCCTGCCCCGGTACGCTCCCGCGCTGAATCATTGGCCCTGGGCAGGTAAGACATGGGCAGGCGTTGTGCATACGTTAGCACCGAAAACGAAACGATAACTTAAACACTGTCATTGCCCACCACAGTTCGGCTGCCATCCAGCCACCCCCTTTGATCGTGCCCGCGTCGGAGCAGGTACGGCCACACTCCATCGTGCTACAATGTCCGGTCCAGCTGGAAGAGCTGTTCTACGGGACGCGGAAGGATGTCAGCTATCAACGGCTGGTAAACATTGCCGGCCAGTCGGAGCTCATCTATCAGACGACGTCGGTCAATATCACACCGTACATGCGCGATGGCGAACAGATCATACTGCGTGGGCTCGGCAACCAGATTGGAGCGGCGCAGGGTGACCTGCTGGTTGTGCTGCGCCAATTCGTACACCCGTCGTTCAGCGCCAAGGGCAACGATCTTGTCTGCAACTGTCACATACCGCTATCGGTTGCTGTGCTGGGCGGCATAGTCGTCTTCAGGGGCATCGACAACAAGACATTTCGGCTGATGTTGGACGAACCGTACCCGCTGCTTCCGCCACTAGTGAAGGTGATCGAGGGGGAGGGTATGAAGACGCGCCACGGGCGTGGAAAGCTGGTGGTGAAGTTTTACGGTAAGTCTTTGGGAGGGATGTTTCGCAATGCCAAGCGTGTGCGGGTGCTATATTCCTCTCAGCAAAGGAAGCACTGTTCAGGCTGTTGGGAAGGTAAAAGTCCGCAACCAATGATCGTTGATATTTCAAATGACTCAGTTATCTCAATTTAGTCATCAAATGAAAGTAAacttatagtttttttttatgttttcaacattttgttttgttttccaaaaGCGAAAATATCGTAGTAGTAGTGTAATAGTGTCGTCAAATATAAATAACGGAATTGAacatttattgaaaaaaaaaaacaatgacaaCAGAAAATGATAAGCAAATATGATATATGCAATATTTTATTCTACACAGCAGTGTTGATAGTTGCAGTGTTGTAGTATttcattaaataatttataaaacagCCATTAGGGCTTACTACttattttacaataaaattataataatagcAATACTTAATtgcttatccggcgctacaaccgctttgcgatcttggcctgcctcaggagtgtccgaaaccgcaatagcaatactaataataataaaaataaaaataatcataattaATATCAttatattaataattaaaacaataatagTAACAATCCGAAGGATAAGCTGTTGTTACAAAGATAATAACTATTGATGGGTGCCGTGGGTGCGTAACGCCCATCACTGGTAATAACATCACCAAAGTAAAAGTTGGTTTTCATCACCAAGAAAATAATTAGGATTGTCAGATGTCACGGAAAAGCAATACTTTATCTTCCCTTTCAACCgaacaacaaataaaccatGTGTTACATTGTATAATTGATAATTTGTTATTGATAAACAATTTTATGTCTcacattttaaacatttttttttcttcctcttttgcAGTCCAGTTTCTACCAGTGCCAACCCGTCTGCGGGATGAAACCGCCAACCTGCTGCGTCAGATCGAGGGCGCATTCAAGCGCGCAGAGGACGCCTATAACTAGGACGCTCGCACATACGCATCCAAAAACCGCACCCGTCCGTGCTGTACGCTAAACAACTGCCATACACTGTAGTTGTACCTCGTGCTCGTAGCGTAGATGACGACATTCATTCATAAAAACACACTCGCTCTCTCAACCGCTCAATCGCTCGTTCGCTCTCTCGTCGCACACACGTCGAACTACGCTCTGCCTTGCGCTTCGTGGCCTTCTGCCACTCCCCTCCAAATACCTGTTCTGCACGGCGTTTGCGTCATTGCCGTTTGGTTGTGTAGGGTAGTCGCGCGCAGTGTCCGTGTTATCGGTGGCGTAGTGTAATCGGACTAGGCCTTCGAATCGTCTTTACCTGTCCGCGAGCACAATTGGTATTGGTGCAattccgcaaaaaaaaaaaaacagtccagtgtctgtgtgtagtCTGACGAGATTACGACAGGTGATAGTGGCAAGCGTCCAGCACTGGCACAAAACTACAGTTCCTTAAGATAGACAAAATTTGTGAATTTATTGTCCCTTTAGAAAGCAAGCAAGAACAAATTCCAGTCCAGGGGGTAGGCAAGGAAGGCacaattattgatttattttacactcGCAACTCAATCACATCGAAC encodes:
- the LOC121592321 gene encoding chaperone protein DnaJ 2-like; the protein is MEEEKNLYVVLGVAREASLEEILAAYQRLAPMCREDSENYDPTDFPIQGLEQQEYWELLNHAYRTLIIPEMRARYDAGYPSEELPAPVRSRAESLALGSSAAIQPPPLIVPASEQVRPHSIVLQCPVQLEELFYGTRKDVSYQRLVNIAGQSELIYQTTSVNITPYMRDGEQIILRGLGNQIGAAQGDLLVVLRQFVHPSFSAKGNDLVCNCHIPLSVAVLGGIVVFRGIDNKTFRLMLDEPYPLLPPLVKVIEGEGMKTRHGRGKLVVKFYVQFLPVPTRLRDETANLLRQIEGAFKRAEDAYN